The following are from one region of the Theropithecus gelada isolate Dixy chromosome 6, Tgel_1.0, whole genome shotgun sequence genome:
- the SYNPO gene encoding synaptopodin isoform X2, which translates to MEGYSEEASLLRHLERVASEEEEVPLVVYLKENAALLTANGLHLSQNREAQQSSPAPPPAEDHSPAADVNQNLASPSATLTTPVSNSSHNPPATDVNQNPPATVAPQSLPLSSIQQNSSEAQLPSNGTVPASKPSTLCADGQPQAPAEEVRCSTLLIDKVSTPATTTSTFSREATLIPSSRPPASDFMSSSLLIDIQPNTLVVSADQEMSGRAAATTPTKVYSEVHFTLAKPPSVVNRTARPFGIQAPGGTSQMERSPMLERRHFGEKAPAPQPPSIPDRSPRPQRHIMSHSPMVERRLMGQRSPASERRPLGNFTAPPTYTETLSTAPLASWVRSPPSYSALYPSSDPKSSHLKGQAVPASKTGILEESMARRGSRKSMFTFVEKPKVTPNPDLLDLVQTADEKRRQRDQGEVGVEEEPFALGAEASNFQQEPAPRDRASPAAVEEAVPEWASCLKSPRIQAKPKPKPNQNLSEASGKGAELYARRQSRMEKYVIESSSHTPELARCPSPTMSLPSSWKYPTNAPGAFRVASRSPARTPPASLYHGYLPENGVLRPEPTKQPPYQLRPSLFVLSPIKEPAKVSPRAASPAKPSSLDLVPNLPKGALPPSPALPRPSRSSPGLYTSPGQDSLQPTAVSPPYGGDISPVSPSRAWSPRAKQAPRPSFSTRNAGIEAQDRRESLPTSPPWTPGASRPPSSLDGWVSPGPWEPSRGSSMSSPPPLPPPPPMSPSWSERSVSPLRPETEARPPSRQLQALLARNIINAARRKSASPRSAGAENLRPFSPPRAPPPPPPPRMRSPQPARPGSAAMLGAAFAPIPRSPLPAGPSSCTSPRSPLPAPPRPFLYRRSPTDSDVSLDSEDSGAKSPGILGYNICPRGWNGSLRLKRGSLPAEASCTT; encoded by the exons ATGGAGGGGTACTCAGAGGAGGCTAGCTTGCTGCGGCACCTGGAGAGGGTGGCcagtgaggaggaagaggtgCCACTGGTGGTTTATCTAAAGGAGAACGCAGCACTGCTGACAGCCAATGGGCTCCACCTGTCCCAAAACCGAGAGGCCCAGCAGTCCTCACCAGCCCCACCTCCAGCTGAGGACCACAGCCCAGCTGCAGATGTCAACCAAAACCTTGCCTCGCCCAGTGCCACGCTCACCACACCAGTTTCTAACAGCAGCCACAACCCGCCAGCCACCGACGTCAATCAGAACCCACCGGCAACTGTCGCTCCACAGAGCCTGCCACTCTCTAGCATCCAACAGAATTCCTCAGAGGCCCAACTCCCATCCAATGGCACAGTGCCTGCTTCCAAACCCAGCACCCTGTGTGCTGACGGGCAACCCCAGGCACCGGCTGAGGAAGTGAGGTGCAGCACACTCCTAATTGACAAGGTATCAACTCCAGCTACCACCACCAGCACCTTCTCCAGAGAAGCTACGCTCATCCCCAGCTCCAGGCCCCCAGCCTCAGATTTCATGTCCAGTTCCCTGCTCATTGACATCCAGCCCAACACCCTAGTGGTGTCAGCAGATCAAGAGATGTCTGGGCGagcagctgccaccacacccaccaaGGTCTACAGTGAGGTCCACTTCACACTGGCCAAGCCCCCATCAGTGGTCAACAGGACGGCCAGGCCTTTTGGGATCCAGGCGCCAGGGGGCACCAGCCAGATGGAGAGGAGCCCCATGCTAGAGAGACGACATTTTGGAGAGAAGGCTCCGGCTCCCCAGCCCCCCAGTATCCCAGACAGGAGTCCCCGGCCACAGAGACACATAATGTCCCACAGCCCCATGGTGGAAAGGAGGCTGATGGGGCAGCGAAGCCCGGCCTCAGAGAGACGCCCCTTGGGGAACTTCACCGCACCCCCCACCTACACTGAGACCTTGTCCACAGCCCCTCTGGCTTCCTGGGTGAGGTCTCCTCCCTCATATTCTGCCCTGTACCCCAGCTCCGACCCCAAGTCTTCTCATCTGAAGGGCCAGGCTGTTCCTGCCAGCAAGACAGGCATTCTGGAGGAGTCGATGGCCCGCCGGGGCAGCCGCAAATCCATGTTTACCTTCGTGGAGAAGCCCAAGGTGACCCCGAATCCAGACCTGCTGGATCTGGTACAGACAGCGGACGAGAAGCGGCGGCAGAGGGACCAGGGGGAGGTAGGCGTGGAGGAGGAGCCCTTCGCACTGGGGGCCGAGGCCTCCAACTTCCAGCAGGAGCCAGCACCTCGCGACAGGGCCAGCCCCGCGGCGGTAGAGGAGGCAGTCCCAGAGTGGGCCTCCTGCCTCAAGTCACCCCGCATCCAGGCCAAGCCGAAGCCCAAACCCAACCAGAACCTCTCCGAGGCCTCTGGGAAGGGGGCTGAGCTCTATGCCCGCCGCCAGTCACGGATGGAGAAATATGTCATCGAGTCTTCAAGTCATACACCGGAGCTGGCCCGCTGCCCATCACCTACCATgtccctgccttcctcctggaAATACCCCACTAACGCCCCCGGGGCCTTCCGAGTGGCATCCCGAAGCCCAGCCCGGACCCCGCCTGCCTCCCTCTACCATGGCTACCTGCCTGAGAACGGGGTCCTGCGCCCAGAGCCCACCAAGCAGCCGCCGTACCAGCTGCGGCCCTCGCTCTTTGTCCTCTCTCCTATCAAGGAGCCTGCCAAGGTCTCGCCAAGAGCTGCCTCGCCTGCCAAGCCCAGCTCCTTGGACCTGGTGCCCAACCTGCCCAAAGGGGCTCTCCCTCCGTCTCCTGCCCTGCCTCGGCCCTCCCGCTCCTCACCGGGCCTCTACACCTCCCCCGGCCAGGACAGCCTGCAGCCCACTGCTGTGAGCCCTCCCTACGGCGGTGACATCTCCCCTGTGTCTCCCTCCAGGGCATGGTCTCCCCGAGCCAAGCAGGCCCCCAGGCCCTCCTTCTCTACCCGGAACGCCGGGATTGAGGCTCAG GACCGCCGGGAGAGcctgcccacctcccctccctgGACGCCGGGCGCGTCCCGGCCCCCCAGCAGCCTAGACGGCTGGGTAAGCCCGGGGCCGTGGGAGCCAAGCCGCGGGAGCAGCATGAGCAGCCCCCCGCCGCTGCCGCCACCGCCGCCCATGTCTCCCTCGTGGAGCGAGCGCTCAGTGTCCCCGCTGCGACCGGAGACCGAGGCGCGGCCCCCCAGCCGCCAGCTGCAGGCGCTTCTGGCGCGAAACATCATCAACGCGGCCCGGCGCAAGAGCGCCTCCCCGCGGTCGGCGGGCGCCGAGAACCTGCGGCCCTTCTCCCCGCCAAGggcaccgccgccgccgccgcccccgcgcATGCGCTCGCCACAGCCCGCCCGCCCCGGCTCGGCTGCTATGCTGGGGGCAGCCTTCGCGCCCATCCCGCGGAGCCCGCTTCCCGCCGGGCCATCGTCCTGCACCAGTCCCCGGAGCCCGCTGCCCGCGCCTCCCAGGCCCTTCCTCTACCGCCGCTCGCCCACGGACTCCGACGTGTCCCTCGACTCCGAGGACTCCGGGGCTAAGTCTCCCGGCATCCTGGGCTACAATATCTGTCCCCGCGGGTGGAACGGCAGCCTTCGGCTGAAGCGTGGCAGCCTCCCTGCCGAGGCCTCCTGCACCACCTAG